From Agelaius phoeniceus isolate bAgePho1 chromosome 38, bAgePho1.hap1, whole genome shotgun sequence, the proteins below share one genomic window:
- the RCOR2 gene encoding REST corepressor 2 translates to MPAVMEKPSGILSRSRAKAGGGAAGPPQSEDEASEDEHGHDSMIRVGADYQAVIPDCKPESPARYSNKELKGMLVWAPNHCVSDAKLDRYIAMAKDKHGYNIEQALGMLLWHKHDVEKSLADLANFTPFPDEWTVEDKVLFEQAFSCHGKSFARIQQMLPDKLIPSLVKYYYSWKKTRSRTSVMDRQARRLLGRRDRDDSNDETDEQRPSPDGDLEPADPKKEPCVAKAGPRKEPQYRHHPPARQRRRPPRGMRLSREDVAEVTANPDLGARALRQLDCQLVALKRQVQRIKQINSGLRQALDGGLEGLRPPEGNNSKFSSRWTTDEQLLVVQALRRYGRDFPAVAAVLGNKTAAQVRSFVLGPRRRLGLERLLQERQGQGEPPGERPQPDREEEEEVQITGVSRPAPPPPPSSAPPPGAAPPPSRPPAPPPLLRPAPPPAPPPALPRPPPPLQPGRAPPPLLRPGHAPAARPRPPAAGHAPPR, encoded by the exons ATGCCGGCGGTGATGGAGAAGCCCTCGGGGATCCTGTCCCGCAGCCGCGCCAAGGCGGGGGGGGGCGCCGCGGGACCCCCCCAGTCCGAGGACGAGGCCAGCGAGGACGAGCACGGCCACG ACAGCATGATCCGGGTGGGGGCCGACTACCAGGCGGTGATTCCCGACTGCAAACCAG AGAGCCCCGCTCGCTACAGCAACAAGGAGCTCAAGGGGATGCTGGTGTGGGCCCCCAACCACTGCGTGTCCGACGCCAAAC TGGACAGGTACATCGCCATGGCCAAGGACAAGCACGGCTACAACATCGAGCAG GCCCTGGGCATGCTGCTGTGGCACAAGCACGACGTGGAGAAGTCCCTGGCTGACCTGGCCAACTTCACCCCGTTCCCGGACGAGTGGACGGTGGAGGACAAGGTGCTGTTCGAGCAGGCCTTCAGCTGCCACGGCAAGAGCTTCGCCCGCATCCAGCAGATG CTCCCGGACAAGCTGATCCCCAGCCTGGTCAAGTATTATTACTCCTGGAAGAAGACGCGGTCCCGCACCAGCGTCATGGACAGGCAGGCCCGGCGCCTCCTGGGCCGCCGCGACCGCGACGACAG CAACGACGAGACCGACGAGCAGCGGCCCAGCCCCGACGGGGACCTGGAGCCTGCGGACCCCAAAAAGGAg CCGTGCGTGGCCAAGGCGGGGCCGCGCAAGGAGCCGCAGTACCGGCACCACCCCCCGGCGCGGCAGCGGCGCCGCCCCCCCCGCGGGATGCGCCTGAGCCGCGAGGACGTGGCCGAGGTGACGGCGAACCCCGACCTGGGCGCGCGGGCGCTGCGGCAGCTCGACTGCCAGCTGGTGGCGCTGAAACGGCAG GTGCAGCGCATCAAGCAGATCAACAGCGGCCTCAGGCAGGCGCTGGATGGGGGCCTGGAGGGGCTGCGGCCGcctgag GGCAACAACAGCAAGTTCAGCTCCCGCTGGACAACGGAcgagcagctgctggtggtgcaGG CCCTGCGCCGCTACGGCCGCGATTTCCCGGCGGTCGCGGCCGTGCTGGGCAACAAAACGGCGGCGCAGGTTCGGAGCTTCGTGCTGGGCCCGCGGCGCCGCCTGGGGCTGGAGCGGCTCCTGCAGGAGCGCCAGGGCCagggggagccccccggggagCGCCCCCAGCCCGaccgggaggaggaggaggag GTGCAGATCACGGGCGTttcccgcccggccccgcccccgccgccctccTCGGCCCCACcccccggcgcggccccgcccccctcgcgcccgccggccccgccccctctgctccgcccggccccgcccccggccccgccccccgcgctcccgcggccgccgccccccctccagcccggccgggccccgccCCCGCTGCTCCGCCCCGGCCACGCCCCCGCcgccaggccccgccccccggcTGCCGGCCACGCCCCGCCCCGCTGA